Within Kineothrix sp. MB12-C1, the genomic segment TGATCAGTATGCTCCTATCGGAGGAAATACAGGCAAAAATTGAACGAGACTTAGGATCTATGGGATTTCCAATCAGAAAAGATTCTTTAGAAGAGCATTTCATACATGTGGCAGAATGGGAATATAATGATTTTCTCATTAATTACAATTTTTTACGCCAAAGCGGAAAGCCGGCCATCGAGGAAGAAATTGAGCCTATTCGCAACCTGATCCAAAGTGCGGATACAGCATTCCGTTCATCACCTGATATCGATAAGATTATCGAGGAGGAATCTATCTTCTATTTCAATGGCACCAAACCAGTAGAAGAAGTTGTCAATGTTATTGAAAATAGGATCAGAACCTATGTAAACGAAAACAACTAACACCATTCGAACAGCAAAACTTCTCTTTATATGACATATGGCTTAACATTTTCAATCTACTACCCTATTGCAGAAAAAGGGTAGTAGATTTGATTATGTTCTAACAGCCATATTGACCATCTCTGCAAAACTCGGATTTCCATTATACAATTCTTCATAAGTTCCGCTTACAATGCCTTCCTGATTGATTAACACAATATTATCCACATCTTTCAAAATCTCCTGTTTATGCGTGACTACAATTACTGTTTTTTCTTTCAGTCTGGTATGAAGCAAATTATTAATCTGCATTTCTGAATATACGTCAGTATTAGATGTCGCCTCATCTAAAATAATAATGGGTTTATCATGAATTAATGCCCGCGCCATCGCAATCTTTTGTTTCTGTCCTCCTGACAGCCATGAACCATTCTGCCCCACTAAATAGTCTAACGATACTTCCTCTATATAATCCTTTAATCCGCTATCGATGACTGCCTGCATAATTTTATCTTCGCTCACCTCTTTATATAAGCAAATATTATTACGGATCGTATCATCAAATAAATATATTTGCTGACTTACTATCGATATCATTTCCCGATACTCCTGCAAGGCAAAAGATAGGATATTCTTATCCCCTAGTAAAATTTGACCCGAGTCAGGAATATACATCCGCGTAAGCAATCCTATGATGGTGGATTTCCCTGAACCATTTTTACCGATCAAAGCTGTCTTACTTCCCTTTTCAAATATTACATTTACATGATTTAAAATCGGCTTATCTTGTATGTAAGAAAAACTAACATTCCGTAATTTTAAATCATCAAATTCAGGGGATACAGAAGCGTTGCCTTCTTCAAACTCTTCCGGTAACTCCATAAATTTATAGAACCGTTTTGTAGAAGGGAGAATCCCTGATAGCATATATCCAATATTTAAGATACCTGAAATCGGACTGGTCACGTAGGTGCTATAGGTAATAAAAGCAAAAACACTTCCTACAGACAATTGCAGGTCAAATACCAGATTAGCCCCCATAATATACAACACCATAATCAAAAGCTGAATCATCAGGGTATCCACGGAAAGATTGTAAACTCCCAGTATATTCATCCTTTTTTTCTGATGGATTACTTTTTTCTGCCTGTTCTCAAACTCCTGCTTCTTTACACCTGCAAGATTAAAAAGCTTAATCTCATGAATTCCCCCAATCGTATCCCCAAACCATTTCGCATAACCCTGAGCTTCTTTGATGAATTGATCCATATATGATTTTCTTTTTTTTACAAGGTATTTCATAAAGAAATATTTACAAGGAATATAAAGAAGTACCAATAAAGTAAGCTTGCCATTAATAATAAATAAACCTATGATACCTCCGGTGATGCTAAAGATTTGAGTTATAATGAAAAAAGTGGCTCCATCAGTAATGGAAACCATACGCATAATATCTGTATCCAGATTATTGAAAATCTCGGTATAATTTTTTCCGGTAAAATAATCCGTTTTTAATTTTACCAAATGCTGAAAAGCCTTCTCCATCAAGGAATATTCCATTTTAGCAGAAATATCCGTTCGCTTTTTTTCCTTTATCAGATCAATAACGGCATTAATAACAGGGAGAATCGCTGATAATACAACTAATTGAATCAATAGCTGCTTATTTCCTCCGATGAATCCATAATCCATAATATTCCTACTCAGCAAAGGGATACAGAGATTAAGACCGGTACTGACAATTAGACAAGCAAATATAATACAAATTGTTTTTTTATAATCTCCTAAAAGCCTAACCAGATTTTTCACTGCATCCTTATCGCTCATTTTCATTCCCCCAATACTTCCCTGATTTTTCGAAAAATTGTTTGTATATATTCAGTATCTATTTCTGGAGAACGGACATCTCCTACAGCGATATCTTCATATAGGAACAAAGTTCGATATCCGATTTCACATCGCTCCAATGTAATTTTTAAATCTATTTTATCCTGCAGACATAACTTTTGCTTTCCAAAATATAATGGTGAACCAATCAGAACGGCATCATTTTGCTTATAATGGGTCTGCCAGTAAATAAAACGATACAAAGAAGATATGTATTTCTCTTCAAGAACTTCTTCCGGTATATATTCCAGATCATACAATACACTTTCTGCACAAAAGCTAATAGTATATAGATAATAACCGCCCTTACCAAAGCTTTTCTTTAGCTGAGAGAGCAGGAACATTTCATCAATCTCATCTTTCCATTCGCATAAAATAACAGGAATCTTTAATTCATGCTCCATTTCCGCTTCTATTTCAATATGTTCTCTATTCAGAATTTGTTTCAGTCGATTTTCAGAACTCCAAAAAAACTTATTAGTGTTCGGTTGTTTTACCTTTTCTTTACCTAAATAAATAATATTTTTATTATTGAAAGAACCCCCCTCTACTTTGGATAAATCATCAATCACAACAGTATCAATCGAATGGATAACATCCGCATGTCTCATTTCTTCTACTGCTTTTTCATCTACAGCATTGAAATAATATTCCGCCCGGCTTTTTCTTCCTGTTGTTTTAATCAAGGCATTATGAATCCAATCCGGTTCTTCATATACGGGAGAAAGATATACCTTATGTTCTTCAATTATAGATGCTAAAGCCAGTTTAGCTATATATATATTAATCATAGGCTTTTCCATCGCCAGCTTGCCAATGAGCGCTGTAATATATGGGGCCGCATAACTATTACTTTTCTGTGCTGTTATTTTCTTTTCTCCGCTTATCAACTCCTGCTCTCCCGGAACCAATACATCAATTCCAAGATGCCCATTTCCTGTAAAGTCATTATATGCATCACGGTCTATCGCCACTCCAATCACATGAGATAGAGCTGCCGGGTAAGATACATATCCACTGTTTGCAGTTGCTGCAATGACGATCAATCCTTTCACCGCATATTCATTGATTAAAGTTCTTATTTGATTTCTGTCTTGAAAATGCATGGAGCCGAGACTTACATTTAAGATATTGATTTGATTCTGCAGACACCATTCCATTGCCGGTCGAAGCTTAGTAAGCAGCCCTGTCCCCTTTTCATCTAAGACCTTCACGCTGCTTAAATTACCCTCCGGAAAATACTTTTCAATAATCTGGGCACAGGTAGTTCCATGCAAAAAGCTTACATGCTCCACATCGCTATTATCAGGAATACAGTCTCCATCCTCTGTTATAAGAACCTTATATTCCAGAGGTTTTTTCAAAAAAACTTCATCAACCCCATTATCAACAATGGCAATCCTAACGTCAGGCAATCCCTACTCACCAGCTTTCTAGCATGAATTATATATGAATTCATTTACCCTTTCTTTAAACCCCACTACCCTCTTTTGCGATAAGGGTAGTTCTTCACCATTATCCATCTGTATTCTATATCTCGTAATCTTACTAACTTTTCCAACATTTATGAGAAAACCTCTGCAATTTGTTTCGAATCCTAACGGCTTCATTCTCTCCTCTAGTTCCTTCATTGTCTCAGAATATATATATTTTTGATTGTTCGTAACTATCTCTATCTTCTTTTGTGTCTTTATATATTGAAAATATACAATTTCTTCCACCGGTAAAACTAATAATTCTTTCTTGACTTCAATTTCACCGGATATATATTTCACGTTTTTGAATTCTATATGAAGACGCTGTATCTTATCCTCACTTGCTATAGATTCCTTTATTTGCTCTTCCAATAAATCTGTTTGTATAGGCTTTTCCAAAAAAGCAAAAGCATGAGATCTATTTAAAGCTTCCTGGCAATACCACTTGAAACTTGATTGAAATATAATCTTTGTATAACTATTCTTTTCATAAATAAGCCGCCCAATCTCTATTCCATTTTCTCCGTCTATCCTAATGTCCAAAAATACTAAATCAAATATCCTGGATGCCCTCACCAGCTTCTCGCCGGAATCATACTCCTCAATATTATACGGAATAAGAAGCTTATCCATTATGCCTTGCACTGCTAACTTCAACTGTCTTAGTTCCGACATATTACTATCACAAATCGCTACATATACCATACTTCATCCCCCTTGTACATGCTCCTTTCTTAACGACAAAAAAACTATTAAAAAAAATATTTTCTAATAGTTTTCAATCATATATTCCTCATATTTCCCCCCTCCACATGCAACTATTATCATAAAATAATTGAAATGGCTTGTATTCCCTTCTTTTACATATCTTACATGCATAATATACACAATTTTGAGCTTTTATTCCATTGTCTATGTTGTCATTTTTTGCTCTTTATTGTACATTAATTTCCAAACACAAATGACAGGAATACTCACATTAAAATACTTTTCTTCTTGTATCAAAATATGATAGAATTAGCCATTTAAATTATTCTGGTATTAAAAAAACAACATGCCCATCTCATATACGAAAAGAACATGTTGTTTTATAGTGTTTCATAATATTTTACGTTGCTATTCTTACGGGAATTATCTCTTATTATCTATTCATTTCCCCTACAGCATAAGCCGATATATTGCTTCCACATCCTTCTGGCCCAACTTCACGAATCCCTCAATGCTTCCTGTATTGACATCCCCAAAACATGCAATATGAGCCATTTTCTCGATATCTTCTTCTTTTGCACCTAGTTCTGCAAAATTCTTCGGCATACCGATTGATATTAAGAAATTACGCAATGCTTCGATTCCAGCTTTCGCGGTTCGCCCCGGATGCTCAAAATCCATCTCACATCCCCATACACGAACTGCCACCTTGGCAAACCGCATAATATCATGATGCATGTTGTAGGTAAATACTGCCGGCATAACTACTGCCAGACCTGCACCATGGGCACAGTCATATAATGCGGATAACTCGTGCTCAATCACATGACTCGTCCAATCCTGTGTACGCCCTACTCCACAGGAATTGTTATGAGCCATCATGGCCGCCCACATAATATTTGCCCGCGCTTCATAATTGTTCGCATCTTCCATGATCCGTGTTCCTTCTTGAATCATTGTCAGTAACAACGCCTCAATCATGCGATCCGTCACTTCTACTTCTTTTGTATTGGTCAAATACCGTTCGTACAAATGTGCCATAATATCTGTAATTCCACATGCCGTCTGATACGGCGGCAACGTTTTCGCAAGTTCAGGATTCATAACTGTAAATTTCGGACGCAACGCCTCTCCCGATGCACCGCGCTTGAACATTCCATTTTCGTTTGTAATAACCGAATCTGCAGAACCTTCGCTTCCGGCCGCAGAAATGGTCAGAACGGTACCAAGAGGCAATGCTTCTTCTACAGCCTTTCCCTGATAATAATCCCAGAAGTCCCCATCGTAAACGGCTCCTGCTGCAATTGCTTTTGCCGAATCGATGGCACTGCCGCCTCCGACTGCCAGAATAAAATCGACTCCTTCTTTTTTACATAGTTCGATTCCCTCATATACCAGCCCACTTCTTGGATTTGGCTTCGCCCCACCTAATTCCACATATGAGATTTCTTCTTTAGAAAGAGATGTTTTCACTCTGTCCAAAAGTCCGCTTCGAATGACAGAGCCGCCGCCATAATGGATAAGAACTTTCTTTCCACCGAAACGTTTCACATATTTTCCTGTTTCATTTTCTGTCTCTTTGCCAAACGCAAAATAAGTTGGTGCATAAAATGTAAAATTATCCATAACACTACCTTCTTTCTTTTTTCTAAATTATAAGAGTATTACAGCATCTATACAAGGAGGCACTTTTATTTCCCCTTATCAATACTCCATATAATTTATTCTTCGCCGGAACACTGTGCATTTGTCAATTCGAATTTATCCCCGATATTCCTGCATCCCCAATCGCACATCATCTCAACAATAGGTATTAGAGTCTTTCCCTTCTCCGTCGCGGAATATTCTACTTGCGCCGGTACGGTCTCATAGACCTTTCTGATAATGATTCCATCCTCCTCCAATTCTCTAAGTTGGATGGTCAATGTCTTTTTATTTGCATGTTCCAAAAAACGTAAGATCTCATTATACCGTTTCGGTCCTTCCTCCAATAAATAATGCAAAATAAGAAGCTTCCACTTTCCTCCGATAATTTTCAAGGTAACTTCCATCTCACAGGAAACTTGTATTTTCTCCCCCATCGCTTTCTCTCCTTTAAAATCTCTCTACTGCCTCCGTTACTTTTAATAGCTTACCACAAATCTTTGTACTTTTCATCGCTTCCAGTACCAATGGGCCTTTTCCATTTAGTATTTCTATATAGGTCAGGGTATCTTGTATCGTTATTATCCCGATATCCTCCGGCTTAACCCCTTCCAGATTGGATATGACCCCGACAAAATTCGTTGCTCTCAGTTTCTTTTTCTTTCCGCCGTTAAAGCGTAATTTCATTATCCCCTTGTTTAATCTGTCGCTTTTCATTTTTTTAATTTGAGGCTTCCTATTTATCTTTTTATTAAAAGCAGGCTTCTGAACAGATACCTCCTCTTCGGCAGGTACCGTTCTTTCCTGAATTTCAAACCCAATCAGCTCTTCAATGTCGTGCAAATATTTGGCTTGTGTCGGAACTACAAAGGAAATGGCTTTTCCTTTTTGCCCTGCACGCCCCGTTCTTCCTGTTCTATGGACATAGTTCTCCTCGTCCAAAGGAATATCCAAATTAATAACAAGAGAGATATCCTCTATATCTATACCTCTTGCAGCTACATCTGTAGCTATTAAATAGCGGTATTCTCCCCTTTTAAAGCGTTTCATCGCCGATAAACGTTCGGGTTGTTCCATGCCGCCATGAATTTTAATGCAAGGATAGGATAAGTCATTCAGGTAATCACATACTATATCCACCCGTTCCTTTGTACTGCAAAAGATGATACAACTATCCGGATTTTCTATAATCGTGACATCGATCAATAGTTTGAATTTATCCTCTTCCTTCGTCATATAAAGAAAATGATTGATATCACTTGTCATGATGTCGTCCTCACTGACATCTATATTGACAGGACCTTCCATATATTTTGATGATATATCTTTCACTTCATCGGACATAGTAGCGGAGAATAACATTGTCATCCGTTCCTTGGGCAGTTCTTCCATAATTGTTTCCACTTGCTCAACGAACCCCATATCGAGCATTCTATCCGCTTCATCGATTACTAAGCAGTTAATTTTATTTAAGGGTAATGTTCCTTTCTTTATATGGTCCATCACGCGCCCCGGTGTACCGACTACTACATGTGTTTTCTGCTTCAGTTCTCCTTTTTCAATAGAAAAAGGATGTCCTCCATAGATTGCGGTTGCTTTTATCCGTTTAAACCTGCCTATGTTAATAAAATTTTCCTTAACCTGAACCGCAAGTTCTCTTGTTGGAGTCAAAATAAGCGCTTGTGGTTTATTTTCGAGCCATTCAATTAATTCACATATCGGAATTGCATATGCGGCCGTCTTTCCGCTGCCTGTCTGTGCTTTGACGATAAGATCTCTTTTCTCCAAAGCAGATGGAATCACTCTAGCCTGAACTTCCGTCGGTATCTCATATCCAAGTCCATCGAGTGCCTTTACAATATCCTCGCTGATTCTATCATTATAAAAACTGTTAACATCCATATTAAAACCTCTCGTTCTTTTGTTATGCGTTTGCTATTATAACATAATATTGCTAAAATATTATAGATTTGGTATTATGTAATTCACAAGAATATTTCAATCTGCCAGCTTTCCAGAGGCTTCGGATCATAGATCGAATATAGATTTAAGAAAGTGAAAATAAGAATGAACAATCAAGAACAAAAGCATCAACGCCGTCCCAGATATAAAGGTACTCATCCAAAGGCTTTCAAAGATAAATATAAAGAATTACAGCCCGAACTATATGCCGATGCTGTAGAAAAGGTAATCCAAAAAGGCAATACCCCTGCCGGTATGCATCGTTCCATCTGCGTACAAGAAATAATGGATTTCTTGCAAATTACCCCCGGACAAATCGGTCTGGATGCAACCTTAGGTTATGGAGGTCATACTTTAGAAATGCTTAAATGCTTGGATTCAAAGGGGCACTTGTATGCTACTGATGTAGATTCCATTGAATTACCCCGAACGAAAGAACGCTTGGAAAGCTTAGGCTATGGACCGGAAATTCTAACAATTAAGCAAACAAATTATTCCAATATAGACCAAATTATTTCTACATCAGGTCCCTTAAATTTTATATTGGCAGATTTGGGTGTCTCTTCCATGCAAATAGACAATCCCGAAAGGGGGTTTTCCTTTAAAACAGAAGGACCACTTGACTTACGGCTCGACCCGTCTAAAGGTATCTCCGCCGCGGAGCGCCTTAAAACAATCTCACAAGATGAATTACACAGTATGTTATTAGAAAATTCAGACGAGCCTCATGCTGCTGAAATCGCCCGCGCGATTACTTTAGCGATTAAAAAAGGAACAGACATCACAACGACAAGTCAGCTCCAGCAAATAATACAAGATGCTCTGAAGTTCATTCCGGAAAAAGATAGGAAGAACGAAATTAAAAAATCCTGCCAAAGATCCTTTCAAGCACTGAGAATCGATGTTAATAACGAGTTTGAAATGCTATATGAATTCTTAGAAAAGCTTCCTGCTGCTGTGGCTGAAGGCGGGCGCGTCGCTATCCTTACCTTTCATTCCGGTGAAGACCGCCTCGTTAAGAAATCTTTCCAGCGCTTCTATCGTGAAGGTATTTATAGGGAAATATCTCCAAAAGCCATTAGGCCATCCGCTATTGAATGTAATTCTAACAGCCGCGCCAAGTGTGCGAAGTTACGCTGGGCAATAAAAGCTTAATCTGCCTTTTGCGCTATCATATGTTTACCCTTACAGCGCTGTACCCTTTGTAGGTGCAAACAACCGAGACATGTCGACACCTTCCAATTCGAGCAACTTCACTTTTGTTTTTAGTCCTCCGGCATAGCCTGTCAAACTGCCATTCGCTCCCACAACCCGATGACAGGGGATGATAATAGAGATAGGGTTATGTCCAACAGCTCCGCCCACCGCTTGGCTTGACATCGTTTCTTTATTCATTTCTGCCGCTATCTTTTTCGCGATATCGCCATATGTGATTGTCCCGCCATATGGTATTTCACATAAAATATTCCATACGCTTTTCCGGAATTCACTACCAATAGGAGCCAGAGGTAATTCGGAAATGGCAGGTTTCTTACCTGCAAAATATCTGTTCAACCATTCTGTTGCCGCATCAAATACCGGCATATCGTCCTTTTCGATCATTTCTGCGGATATGGAAGCGCCATGATATTTCTGCCCTTCATTCCATACACCGATAAGATCGTCTCCATCACATGCAAGTGTAATTAAACCTACGGGTGACGGATAAGTTGTCCTATAATACATGGGAAACCTCCTTGCATTCTTTCTTTTTATAACGTATTCCACAGATTAATGGTAGCGTAACTGCGCCATGGATGCCACACATTTGACATTTCCAGAAGTTCTTTTGATGTCAGAGGATAGAGTGCCTTTTTTACACCGGCGTCCGTCTCGAGAAAAGCATCCGGCCACTCCATAGTACGCATGGCTATATATTGTGCCGTCCAACTTCCGATACCCCGGATTGTCATCAGCTTTTTTATTTCTTCTTCCGGTCGAGCCGGGAGCTCGAAATCAATTTCTTTTTGTACGATTGCCCTTGCCAACTCATAGATTGTTTTTGAACGCGTTGTAATGATCCCCAATGGACCGAAATGATTTTCAATAGGACCGTCCAAAGCCAATATATCTTCAGGAGAAGGAAAGACATGGGTCAGACCCGGAATCTTCGTTTGAACAGGCGTACCATAAGTATCCACAATTCTTGCGGTCAATGTACTTGCTGCCTTAACCGTAATTTGCTGCCCGAGCACCGCCCTCACCACCATCTCAAATGCATTAAAACAGCCCGGCAAACGAGTCCCTAAAACACAAAGTCCCGGTCGTATTTCATTCATTACCCGCAGTGTCTCATACACTGCTTCCGGATCACAATATAAGTCAAACATATGCCTTACCCGAGCTAATACTTGCGGTAAGACAGGCAGTAACGTCTCACTTACTGTTACGCTCAAAGCATTCTTATGAGGTCTGTGTCCTACCCTCATCCAACCATAGACATGCTTTCCTTCCGAAGTTACTAAATGTACCGTTCTCATATATGTGTCGTCTTGCACTATATCAATCCCCGGAATTGCACGTCCGGCAAAGAAGTGAAGCATTTCTTCCCAGGGATAAGGCGGTCGATAGCCTAATGCTAAAGTCACATCACCGGTATTCTTTTGTTCCTCCAAAGTACGTTTCCGCAAAGCTGTAGGAGAAAGATTATACTGTTTCTTAAAAAGATCGTTGAATCGGCGCAGACTTCCAAATCCAGCAGCCATCGCAACTTCAATGACCGGTAAGTCAGTATCCGTAAGTAGATTTTTCGCAAGAAGTAACCGGCATGTTTGCAGATATTGCACCGGTGTCACATTGTATTCTGCTGTAAAAACACGCCGTAAATGTCTATCGGTGCAACCAAGCCGTCCGGAAAGCTCGTCCAGACTTTGTCCGCTCCCGCAATTTTCTTCCAGCATTCTTGCTGCCCGGTAAACCAAATTAGGGGTAGCATCAACTATGGAAGAACCCGGGGCAAGTTCCGGTCTGCACAAAAGGCATGGACGATATCCGGCTTGCTCGGCTTCCGCTGCCGTATGATAAAAAGTACAATTCTCAGCTTTAGGTTGTTTTGCCCGGCACACCGGGCGGCAATAGATTCCCGTAGACGATATCCCTACAAAAAAACGTCCATCAAAGCGCGTATCTTTTGCCACAAATGCCGCATATAGCCCGCTTTTATTCTCTAGCATTACTTCACCTCCTACTTGTTCTCAATGTAATTATATCATATTTGTCGAGAATAACTGGCTGTTTTCGGACATGGTTTTTTGATTATCTCCATGTAATCGGATAATCTAAATATTGAGGCAGCTTGGTCTTTCGATTACCTTTCGCCGAATTTATTTGTCCTTGTGACAAATAAACTGCATCTCTTAAATCCGCATTGCTGAAATCTGCGTCACGCGTATCCGCCCCTAAAAAAATCGTTCCATCAAACACACAATTATTAAAATTTGCGGCAATTAATAACTTTGTGCTTAAGTCCAATCCTCTCATATCTTTATTCTTAAAGTTTCTTCCCAGAAAATCGGACGGACATTTCTTATTTTCACAGCCCAAGCTCTTTTGCAGCAAATTACAAACCTGCTTTAAAAGAACATTTACTCTACTTCTGTAACCTTCTACATCGAATATTATAATATCTTGGGGCTTGGAACTACATATCAGTTCATTTTCTTCCAACAGGGCTTCGATATCATTTTTCAATACCTGTGCCGGAAAAATCACTATAGACTCTAATAGAAAGTAACGTATTTGATATAGTTGAAAAACCACTATAAATACATCGAATATTTCTTTTGCCTGCTCCGGTACACTCTGCCACGTTTGCCCGGAATAAATGGATTGTGTTACTTGCTGCCCTGCGCCAAAGCAATCATATCCAATGCATCCTTTCATGTTTCTTTTTTCAAGTTCTCCATGGATCTTGCATCGGAAATCCTTTTGAAGATTCATACAAGGCTTCCCTGCTGCTTTATTTTCCGGAAATCCATCCATTTCAGAGAAAAACAATGCTGTACAACACAATCCACTACATTTTGAACAATCCGATTTCAACGATTGTAATAACATCGTATTTTCATTATGTATTTTCATCCTATATCTGCTCCTATCATTTGCCGTTAAATTTCTACTTAATGTACTGGATTTCACTTACTGCATATCGGTCCATTGCAATAGTGCAACCTGTAGGTTGTGTATAGACCTCCGTAAATTCCTGACTATAAACTTTAATATCATAATATCATATTAAGTCAAAAAATAAACTGAATTTTTCAATAGTAATGTTAGTATATTGTGTGTCAAAAATTTGAAAATCATCGTAGTAGAAAAAATCACCAGAAACCTTCTAAAAGATTTCTGGCGATTTCAAACACGCTCTAATGCACGATGGTAATTATTTTCTCCTTCGGGGATATTTTGCCGCTTACTACTTCCGGTAATACAGATAGGTAGTCGTTTGTATTTGTTACAACTATCATTACCGTTGAATCGTAGCCGGCTTCTTGAATTGCTTTGTTATCAAATTTTACCAACAAATCCCCAGGTGCTACTTTCTGATCCACCTTGCAAATCGCATCAAAATATTGCCCTTCCAACTTAACGGTGTTCACGCCGATATGAATTAAGATCTCTACTCCATGCTCATCTATTATCCCAATTGCGTGTCCGGTATGAAATACCGTTGTGATGATACCCGACACAGGCGAAACAATTTCTCCTTTCATCGGTACGATTGCAATACCTTCCCCCAGTAGTTTCTCTGCAAATGTTTGATCGGAAACGGTACTTAATTCTTGTACGGTACCTTCTACCGGACTATAGATAGCACTGGGAACGTCCCTTCTTGGCAAAACTGTATCCGTTTTATCCTCATTCATGGTATCGTCTTTATACCCAATAAAACATAATACAGATCACCCAGCAGGCTCTGCTTACGAAGTACCGCAAAACTACCCAGCACTCCACTGATCAGTCCCAGAAGCGTTGAACCCAAGGCAACTGTTCGAAATGTATAGTCTGAAAATAACATCATCAAGCTGCTCATATCACATCACGCTCCTTAAGAGTAATCTTGAACTGCGATAGGTCTTCTTTAAATTTTCCTCATGGAATACCTCTTGCACTGGTCCACTGGCAACCACGCACAAGTTAATCAAAGTCACCCAGTCAAAATAATCGGGTACCGTCTGCAGATCATGATGAACGACTACGACGGTCTTTCCTTGTTCCTTTAAGTCTTTCAGCAATGCAACAATTGCCCGTTCCGTCTTAGCGTCTACCCCTTTGAAAGGTTCATCCATAAAATAGACTTCAGCCTCCTGTGCCAACGCACGGGCAATAAATACCCTCTGCTGCTGGCCGCCGGATAACTGGCTGATTTGCCGGTTGGCGCAATCCTGCATCCCGACCTTTGCCAGCGCTTGTTTCGTCAGTTCCATATCCGCTTTACGGGGGCGCCGAACCCAGCCCAGTTTACCGTAGCAGCCCATCAACACCACATCCTGCACTGTGGCCGGAAAATCCCAGTCCACACTGCCGCTCTGAGGTACATAGCCAATTCGGTTTTTTAGGGTGTGGATATCACCTATTCCATCAAGAAACCGGACTTCCCCGGTGACTGGCTTAAGTAACCCCAGCATAGCCTTAATCAAAGTTGTTTTACCAGCCCCGTTGGGACCGACTACCGCCATCAACTGTCCCTTGGGTATTTTCAGGTCAATGTCCCAAAGAACAGGCTTAGCATCATAGGCAACGGTGAGATCTTCCACCTCCACCGCGTAGTTTTGTTGTTTCCTCATATGCTTCCCTCCCCTCACTTTAATGCATCTACAATGGTATCAATATTGGCTTTGACAGTCAGGATGTAAGTATCGGCTCCGGAATCTGCATCCCCTAAGGAATCGGAGAAAAGTTCTCCACCGATAGCGACA encodes:
- a CDS encoding PTS sugar transporter subunit IIA codes for the protein MNEDKTDTVLPRRDVPSAIYSPVEGTVQELSTVSDQTFAEKLLGEGIAIVPMKGEIVSPVSGIITTVFHTGHAIGIIDEHGVEILIHIGVNTVKLEGQYFDAICKVDQKVAPGDLLVKFDNKAIQEAGYDSTVMIVVTNTNDYLSVLPEVVSGKISPKEKIITIVH
- a CDS encoding metal ABC transporter permease, translated to MSSLMMLFSDYTFRTVALGSTLLGLISGVLGSFAVLRKQSLLGDLYYVLLGIKTIP
- a CDS encoding metal ABC transporter ATP-binding protein, whose product is MRKQQNYAVEVEDLTVAYDAKPVLWDIDLKIPKGQLMAVVGPNGAGKTTLIKAMLGLLKPVTGEVRFLDGIGDIHTLKNRIGYVPQSGSVDWDFPATVQDVVLMGCYGKLGWVRRPRKADMELTKQALAKVGMQDCANRQISQLSGGQQQRVFIARALAQEAEVYFMDEPFKGVDAKTERAIVALLKDLKEQGKTVVVVHHDLQTVPDYFDWVTLINLCVVASGPVQEVFHEENLKKTYRSSRLLLRSVM